The Lycium barbarum isolate Lr01 chromosome 9, ASM1917538v2, whole genome shotgun sequence genome has a segment encoding these proteins:
- the LOC132611920 gene encoding uncharacterized protein LOC132611920: MGRVEFEGTVDPTDVEQWLEHMERVLELFECSEAVQFKYVVSLLQKDAYDWWVSVPNAKAKPSVLTWNDFVTEFRMNYVPPAYHDARKNEFSNLEQRSMSIAEYQPKFLRLSRYLGGIINNEKDKCRRFKDG, from the coding sequence atgggcAGAGTTGAGTTTGAAGGCACTGTTGATCCTACGGATGTCGAGCAGTGGTTGGAGCACATGGAAAGAGTACTTGAGCTATTTGAGTGTTCAGAAGCTGTCCAATTTAAGTATGTTGTCTCACTGTTACAAAAAGATGCTTATGACTGGTGGGTAAGTGTACCGAATGCCAAGGCGAAACCTTCTGTTCTTACTTGGAATGATTTTGTGACAGAATTTCGTATGAATTATGTCCCGCCTGCTTATCATGATGCAAGGAAAAATGAGTTCTCGAATTTAGAGCAAAGGAGTATGTCTATTGCTGAATATCAACCAAAGTTTCTTAGGCTTTCTCGTTATCTTGGTGGTATTATCAATAATGAAAAAGATAAGTGCAGGCGATTCAAAGACGGTTGA